In Vitis vinifera cultivar Pinot Noir 40024 chromosome 17, ASM3070453v1, one genomic interval encodes:
- the LOC100254255 gene encoding protein STRICTOSIDINE SYNTHASE-LIKE 10: MSAISCQMSLEGTQALAGNNCAFGAQGLTFGISTGSGHLSSRGLESLLETALLAHVLFIIPNMWYLSHVVLRSKKLCDGSTDPGLEPTCGRPLGLGFNYRTDVDQETGIVYFTDASARFQRREFMLAVQTGDMTGRLMKYDPRTQEVTELLRGLGGAGGVTISKDGSFILVTEFVTNRIQRFWLKGRKANTSQLFLKPPGTPDNIKSNARGEFWVAVNIGAGTAVVPLGLRLSEEGKVLQMVAFGTGDIPKTISEVQEYNGALYIGSLPLHFVGVYRS, translated from the exons ATGAGTGCAATAAGCTGTCAAATGTCTTTGGAGGGCACTCAAGCACTTGCTGGCAATAACTGTGCCTTTGGGGCTCAGG GGTTAACTTTCGGCATCTCTACTGGGTCTGGTCACTTGAGTAGTAGGGGGCTGGAAAGTTTGCTAGAAACTGCTCTGCTTGCTCATGTTTTGTTTATTATTCCTAATATGTGGTATCTGAGCCATGTTGTATTGAG GTCCAAGAAATTATGCGATGGTTCAACTGATCCTGGTTTGGAGCCTACCTGTGGGAGACCATTAGGACTAGGGTTCAATTACAGAACAG ATGTGGACCAGGAGACTGGGATAGTTTATTTCACAGATGCTAGTGCTCGATTTCAAAGAAG GGAGTTCATGCTTGCAGTTCAAACTGGAGACATGACAGGAAGACTAATGAAATATGATCCCAGAACTCAAGAAGTCACAGAATTGCTAAGAGGCCTTGGTGGAGCAGGTGGAGTGACAATAAGCAAAGATGGGTCATTCATCCTTGTTACAGAGTTCGTCACTAACAGGATCCAAAGGTTTTGGCTTAAAGGCCGTAAAGCCAATACCTCACAACTTTTTCTGAAACCTCCAGGCACGCCAGATAACATTAAGAGCAATGCAAGAGGAGAGTTTTGGGTAGCTGTGAACATTGGAGCAGGAACGGCAGTTGTGCCTTTGGGGCTTAGACTAAGTGAAGAAGGGAAGGTATTGCAGATGGTGGCTTTTGGTACAGGAGACATACCTAAGACCATTAGTGAAGTTCAGGAATATAATGGAGCATTATACATAGGATCTCTACCTTTGCATTTTGTTGGTGTTTATAGGTCTTGA
- the LOC100243986 gene encoding protein STRICTOSIDINE SYNTHASE-LIKE 11, protein MAIIFSPSTEVFLSIFILFLCFPAKVCSLSSFTQLQLPPNVTGPVSLAFDLTVGGPYAGVNDGRIIRYGGTDVGFTDFAFCTPTRSKAVCDGTTDPDSGPTCGRPLGLSFNNLRNQMYIADAYSGLFVAGTNGRLATKLATSAEGVPFCFLNGLDVDPLSGLVYFTDFSTTIQLRNISRALASGNTTQFSSDATGRLLRYDPETKNVTVLLRGLSGAAGTAVSNDGMFVLVSEFNANRILKFWLRGPKASTAETFVSFRGRPVNIKRTASGNFWVAVNVPNNQSPPTTILTGQRISYYGTILETVSFDDQYGGSTLITEVQQHLGALYIGANSANFVGVHMA, encoded by the exons ATGGCCATCATCTTCAGCCCATCTACTGAGGTCTTCCTCTCCATTTTCATCCTTTTCTTATGTTTTCCCGCCAAGGTTTGTTCTCTTTCGTCCTTTACCCAACTCCAATTGCCGCCAAATGTTACAGGTCCCGTGTCCCTTGCCTTTGACCTGACTGTTGGAGGACCCTATGCTGGTGTCAATGATGGTAGAATTATCAGATATGGAGGAACTGACGTTGGTTTCACAGATTTTGCCTTCTGTACACCGACCAG GTCCAAGGCAGTGTGTGATGGCACTACAGACCCAGATTCAGGACCCACGTGTGGAAGACCATTAGGTTTGAGTTTCAACAATCTAAGGAACCAGATGTACATTGCCGATGCGTATTCCGGGCTCTTTGTGGCGGGTACTAATGGAAGGCTTGCAACCAAACTTGCAACAAGTGCAGAAGGGGTGCCCTTCTGCTTCCTTAATGGTTTAGACGTTGACCCATTGTCCGGGCTGGTCTATTTTACAGACTTCAGTACTACAATCCAGCTAAG AAACATTTCACGGGCACTCGCAAGTGGCAACACAACTCAATTTTCCAGCGATGCAACTGGAAGGCTATTAAGATATGACCCAGAGACAAAGAATGTTACCGTGTTGTTGAGAGGCCTCTCTGGAGCGGCGGGGACTGCAGTCAGCAATGATGGAATGTTTGTTCTCGTCTCAGAGTTCAATGCTAACAGAATTCTGAAGTTTTGGCTTAGAGGTCCTAAAGCATCTACAGCAGAAACTTTCGTAAGTTTCCGGGGAAGGCCAGTTAACATTAAGAGGACTGCATCAGGAAATTTTTGGGTGGCAGTGAATGTCCCAAATAATCAATCTCCACCAACCACAATTCTCACAGGACAAAGGATCAGTTACTACGGAACCATATTGGAAACAGTGAGTTTTGATGATCAATATGGTGGATCTACTTTGATCACTGAGGTGCAACAGCATCTTGGGGCATTATATATTGGAGCAAACTCCGCAAATTTTGTTGGTGTCCACATGGCTTAG
- the LOC100259372 gene encoding protein STRICTOSIDINE SYNTHASE-LIKE 11, whose translation MSIEIFVNPTSTVAMISIFLLLFFSVPHTVLTLSFFTQLQLPPNVTGPEALAFDRLGGGPYTGVSDGRVLKYGGPSAGFTDFAYTTPTRSKAVCDGTTDPNSGPTCGRPLGVGFNNLTGQLYIADAYSGLLVVGSNGGLATPVATTAEGVPFRFLNGLDVDQLTGNVYFTDASSVYELRDITQGVENNDASGRLLKYDPSTKQVTVLIRGLSGPAGAAVSRDGSFVLVSEFIANRTQKFWLRGPKANTSELFFTFQGRPDNIKTSITDTFWVAVNIGKSVPTTVPTGQRMDAHGNVLQTVNFEAEYGSTMISEVQGRGEIFLYVGSRDASYVGVYTLKDVLKK comes from the exons ATGTCGATCGAGATCTTCGTGAACCCCACAAGTACTGTTGCCATGATCTCCATTTTCTTACTACTCTTCTTCTCTGTTCCTCACACGGTTCTTACCTTATCATTCTTTACCCAGCTTCAATTGCCACCCAATGTCACAGGCCCTGAGGCCCTTGCCTTTGACCGGCTCGGTGGAGGACCCTACACCGGTGTCTCCGATGGTAGAGTTCTTAAATATGGAGGCCCTAGTGCTGGTTTCACAGATTTTGCCTACACTACACCAACTAG GTCCAAGGCAGTCTGTGATGGCACAACCGACCCTAATTCAGGACCTACCTGTGGAAGGCCGTTGGGGGTGGGATTCAATAATCTGACCGGCCAGCTGTATATTGCTGATGCTTATTCTGGACTCCTGGTGGTTGGATCTAATGGAGGGCTTGCAACCCCAGTAGCCACTACTGCAGAAGGGGTACCCTTTCGCTTCCTTAATGGTTTGGACGTCGACCAACTCACTGGAAATGTTTATTTTACAGACGCAAGTTCAGTCTACGAGCTAAG GGACATCACACAGGGAGTTGAGAACAATGATGCATCTGGAAGGTTATTAAAATATGACCCCAGTACCAAGCAAGTAACTGTACTGATAAGAGGGCTTTCTGGGCCAGCTGGGGCTGCAGTTAGTAGAGATGGTTCGTTTGTACTGGTTTCAGAGTTCATCGCTAACAGAACACAGAAGTTTTGGCTGAGAGGTCCAAAGGCTAATACATCAGAGCTTTTCTTCACCTTTCAGGGCAGGCCTGATAACATTAAGACGAGTATTACAGACACTTTCTGGGTGGCAGTGAACATCGGAAAGTCTGTGCCGACCACTGTGCCCACCGGACAACGGATGGACGCCCATGGCAATGTTCTTCAAACAGTGAATTTTGAGGCTGAATACGGCTCTACTATGATCAGTGAAGTACAAGGGCGTGGGGAGATATTCTTGTATGTTGGATCACGCGATGCCAGCTATGTTGGAGTTTATACCCTAAAAGATGTCTTGAAAAAATGA
- the LOC100854093 gene encoding protein STRICTOSIDINE SYNTHASE-LIKE 10 — MFYPLFLFFFLFSHGNLSFGDNSSSLFRSFRMLHLPTPTIGPEALAFDCSGAGPYASVADGRVLKWQAESAGFVDFTVASPSRSKQLCDGSSDPAKEPTCGRPLGIGFNNKTGDLYIADAYYGLFVVGPDGGRATQLATEAEGVPFRFLNAVDVDQETGIVYFTDASARFQRREFQNAVLAGDMTGRLMKYDPRTKQVTVLLRGLGLAVGVAINKDGSFVLVSEFIATRIQRYWLRGPKANTSELFLKPTGTPDNIKRNARGEFWVAANIGAEMAAAAPLGLRVSEEGKILQVVAFDTGDITRTISEVHEYNGALYVGSLALPFVGVFTF, encoded by the exons ATGTTCTAtcctttgttcctttttttcttcttgttttctcATGGAAATCTGTCCTTTGGAGACAATTCTAGTAGCCTATTTCGATCCTTTCGAATGCTCCACCTCCCAACCCCCACAATAGGTCCCGAGGCCCTTGCCTTTGATTGCTCTGGTGCTGGCCCGTATGCTAGTGTAGCAGATGGGAGAGTTCTTAAGTGGCAGGCTGAATCTGCTGGTTTTGTGGATTTCACGGTTGCTTCTCCGTCTAG GTCCAAGCAACTGTGTGATGGTTCAAGTGATCCTGCAAAGGAACCCACCTGTGGGAGACCATTAGGAATAGGTTTCAATAACAAAACAGGTGATCTCTACATCGCTGATGCCTACTATGGCCTCTTCGTTGTTGGTCCCGACGGTGGAAGAGCCACCCAACTTGCCACTGAAGCAGAAGGTGTTCCGTTTAGGTTTCTTAATGCTGTAGATGTCGACCAGGAAACTGGCATAGTTTATTTCACAGATGCTAGTGCTCGCTTTCAAAGAAG GGAATTTCAAAACGCTGTTCTAGCAGGAGACATGACTGGGAGGCTAATGAAATATGatccaagaaccaaacaagtCACAGTGTTGTTAAGAGGCCTGGGTCTTGCAGTTGGAGTGGCAATAAACAAAGATGGGTCATTCGTCCTGGTTTCTGAGTTTATTGCCACCAGAATCCAAAGATATTGGCTTAGAGGCCCCAAAGCGAACACCTCAGAACTTTTCCTGAAACCTACAGGCACCCCAGATAACATTAAGAGGAATGCAAGAGGAGAGTTTTGGGTGGCTGCGAATATAGGAGCAGAAATGGCTGCAGCTGCGCCTTTGGGGCTTAGGGTTAGCGAAGAAGGGAAGATTTTGCAGGTGGTGGCCTTTGATACAGGAGATATAACTAGGACCATCAGTGAAGTTCATGAGTATAATGGAGCATTATATGTAGGGTCTCTGGCTTTGCCTTTTGTTGGTGTTTTTACCTTCTAG
- the LOC100250762 gene encoding protein STRICTOSIDINE SYNTHASE-LIKE 12, with protein sequence MLVMLSIFLSIFLSFYSQLHLSSGEHVTYKAQFLERLPLPATGPESIAFDAAGGGPYTGISDGRILKYVNGSVGFVEFAITSSNSSEEFCVGNGSVALDFTCGRPFGLGFHYQTGDLYIADAYYGLMVVGPNGGVATQLANAADGVPFGFTNALDVDTETGMVYLVDYSSQFSVNEFSVSLQAHDMTGRLMKYDPESKELTVLLGGLGGAAGMAISKDGSFILITETVTKRIRKFWLQGPKATTSEILKEFTVRPANIKRNEEGEFWVAFLVADETGSCPSQQQSPGLRISGDGMILEAISLDTQSGISEVAVYNGKMYIGSPFLHFVDVYAWASECHRRE encoded by the exons ATGTTGGTCATgctctccatttttctttccatctTCCTATCTTTTTATTCCCAGCTGCATCTTTCCAGTGGAGAACATGTTACTTACAAAGCTCAATTCTTAGAGAGGCTCCCTCTCCCAGCAACAGGGCCTGAGTCCATTGCTTTTGATGCTGCAGGTGGAGGCCCCTACACTGGTATCTCCGACGGTAGAATCCTCAAATATGTGAATGGCAGCGTTGGGTTCGTGGAGTTTGCCATCACTTCATCTAACAG TTCCGAGGAATTCTGTGTTGGCAACGGTAGTGTTGCATTGGATTTCACCTGTGGCCGCCCATTCGGTCTGGGGTTCCACTATCAAACTGGTGATCTCTACATCGCTGATGCTTACTATGGGCTTATGGTGGTTGGTCCCAATGGTGGGGTTGCTACCCAACTAGCCAATGCTGCAGATGGCGTTCCTTTTGGGTTCACTAATGCTCTGGACGTCGACACCGAAACTGGAATGGTTTATTTGGTGGATTACAGTTCTCAATTTTCTGTCAA CGAATTCAGTGTCTCGCTCCAAGCCCATGACATGACCGGAAGGCTAATGAAATATGACCCAGAAAGCAAGGAGCTGACGGTGCTGTTAGGAGGACTCGGGGGAGCGGCTGGAATGGCAATAAGCAAGGATGGCTCCTTCATTCTCATTACAGAGACCGTCACTAAGAGAATTCGAAAGTTCTGGCTGCAAGGCCCAAAAGCTACTACTTCAGAAATTCTCAAGGAATTCACTGTAAGACCGGCCAACATTAAGAGGAATGAAGAAGGAGAGTTTTGGGTTGCCTTTCTTGTTGCAGATGAAACAGGCAGCTGTCCATCACAGCAGCAATCTCCAGGGCTAAGAATTAGTGGAGATGGCATGATTTTGGAGGCAATCTCCCTTGACACACAGAGTGGTATTAGTGAAGTTGCAGTTTATAATGGAAAAATGTATATAGGGTCTCCCTTCTTGCACTTCGTTGATGTTTATGCATGGGCTTCAGAGTGTCACCGGAGAGAATGA
- the LOC100255926 gene encoding mediator of RNA polymerase II transcription subunit 11: MDSQTPNTSLQRLQNVEKRIIKVLELAGGVMDELCNPSGPRKELLSIHCGEFMQLIKDIQMTLRDEIKSACEYRPFEKCDYISRISNEICCKKLEYVISQLDGMKETIDEYHDAV; this comes from the exons ATGGATTCGCAGACCCCAAACACTTCTCTGCAACGCCTTCAAAATGTTGAaaag AGAATTATTAAGGTTTTGGAACTAGCCGGAGGAGTGATGGATGAACTCTGTAATCCTTCTGGTCCAAGGAAGGAATTGCTCAGTATCCACTGTGGCGAGTTCATGCAATTAATCAAG GACATCCAAATGACCCTGCGGGATGAAATCAAAAGTGCATGTGAGTACCGTCCATTTGAGAAGTGCGATTACATTTCAAGAATATCTAATGAGATCTGTTGCAAGAAGCTGGAATATGTCATTTCACAGTTGGATGGAATGAAAGAAACCATTGATGAATATCACGATGCAGTTTGA
- the LOC100249157 gene encoding protein STRICTOSIDINE SYNTHASE-LIKE 10 has translation MLYILITSAMLSIFIFLLCLPSGVLPFTLFNKLQLPSSITGPESLAFDLKGEGPYTGVSDGRVLKYQGPAVGFTDFAVTSPNRTEEMCDGSIDPALEATCGRPLGLGFNYHTGDLYMVDAYLGLMVVGSSGGIATQLAAAAEGIPFRFLAGLDVDQGNGMVYFTEASTRFQLRDMQELIASNDSTGSLFRYDPQSREVRVLLGGLSVAVGVAVSRDGMFVLVAELTANRIRRFWLGGPKANTSEVFMELLGKPSNIKRNERGEFWVAINNALGPPAPPESLVMPLGLRLSNDGRVLEVAPLVGAYQISAISEVQERNGELYVASLVAAYASIYRT, from the exons ATGCTCTACATTCTCATAACATCAGCCATgctttccattttcatttttctcttatgTTTGCCTTCAGGGGTCCTTCCTTTTACCTTGTTCAACAAACTCCAATTGCCATCATCCATTACGGGTCCAGAGTCCCTCGCATTCGACTTGAAAGGTGAAGGGCCCTACACCGGTGTTTCCGATGGTAGAGTCCTCAAATATCAGGGGCCTGCTGTTGGTTTCACAGATTTTGCCGTCACTTCACCAAATAG GACCGAGGAAATGTGTGATGGCTCAATTGATCCAGCATTGGAAGCCACCTGTGGGAGGCCATTAGGCTTGGGTTTCAACTATCACACAGGCGATCTCTACATGGTTGATGCTTATTTGGGACTCATGGTGGTGGGTTCCAGTGGAGGGATTGCTACCCAACTTGCTGCTGCTGCAGAAGGCATCCCCTTTCGGTTTCTAGCAGGTCTGGACGTGGACCAAGGAAATGGAATGGTCTATTTTACAGAAGCTAGCACTCGATTCCAGTTAAG GGATATGCAGGAACTAATTGCAAGCAATGACAGTACAGGAAGCCTATTTAGGTATGATCCGCAGAGCAGGGAGGTGAGAGTATTGCTCGGGGGCCTTTCTGTGGCAGTTGGGGTGGCAGTAAGCAGAGATGGTATGTTTGTGCTTGTTGCTGAGTTAACTGCAAACAGAATCCGTAGGTTTTGGCTTGGAGGTCCGAAAGCTAATACTTCAGAAGTTTTCATGGAACTCCTGGGAAAACCAAGTAACATTAAGAGGAACGAAAGGGGAGAGTTCTGGGTGGCAATAAACAATGCATTAGGACCACCGGCACCTCCAGAATCACTTGTGATGCCTCTAGGGCTAAGACTCAGCAATGATGGCAGGGTTTTAGAAGTAGCTCCTCTCGTTGGGGCATATCAAATCAGTGCGATCAGTGAAGTTCAAGAGCGTAATGGGGAATTATATGTAGCATCTCTGGTTGCAGCTTATGCCAGCATTTACAGGACTTAG